From one Lineus longissimus chromosome 3, tnLinLong1.2, whole genome shotgun sequence genomic stretch:
- the LOC135484206 gene encoding axoneme-associated protein mst101(2)-like has protein sequence MDRETKTINFILGLFLHVLISSSSAEDGPTGNCDVDMWYEAMNRTEGVFLKAMTPGQKMIKEQIEKLVTPVGKTSRGIKMPCSMLYKFTTILNPEMDTTKKDVLFMFIMSDDAKVKGSDGEKGNEIKESVDDKGDENKEIDEPLDQKDDEKKEKEESSDKEDGKKKEKEELSDKEVDEKKEKEGLSDKQDDEKKEKKKSSDKTGDEKKEKEKSSDEKDDVEKEKEEPSDKKDDEKVEKEKSSDEKDDVEKEKEEPSDKKDDEKEEKEKSSDEEDDVEKEKEEPSDKKDDVDKEKEEPSDQKDDEKEEKEKSSDEKDDVEKEKEEASDKKDDVDKEKEEPSDQKDDEKEEKEKSSDEKDDVEKEKEEPSDKKDDVDKEKEEPSDQKDDEKEEKEKSSDEKDDVEKEKEEPSDKQDDEKEEKEESSSEKVDGKKEKKESSDKKETGKKENEDSSDNKDTIKKEKEELSDGKDAKKKEKEESSEKKVDENKEGEKSSDKKVDEKKEKEESIADENKEKEESSEKSDDENKEGDSEIMRSPEKAADEKKADDKSEDGPSDATDMTDLDDAETEESVHEGINDTPKTDPEGEDKGKEGGTEKKKEEKLSDALEEMLSDAHFCHSLVHYLHIFYLKESELKEISPGNSLMEKVTRECLMCGDNPEFDWLCAQMTVIHKLYTADINDGRKKTERAMKEKDKEEGRGFMERIADTIDDLLDFTKSDPDTEEEKKTTDENGRPVPKEDTDDAKQLNKEGETVETRTRMKSDGAATETDSQALLREEKLRIIEQKKIRELSEALENTQVRMGEKTQTHERKIAQLEIEILKVQNKLLTATLNKSNDTATFNKLENYIIKLENEILRMNISFFNLKKENEHLKKKSQQFLMLEDKQAKQKEQETSKSLEVLQKQQDRIKQLFSMLNGQNSMMSELRNRSSHLEEENKTLRDMMAKQNLVMSEVLSKLEKVESHALVTSQQISDLKSSSMSKTQVPGSVPVGLSREGTESKRGTEDKYSRESNQITRQNCHNLTSQKGCVYVSMLKGQCCSHQRPEVPDGDPNPKHQGTAGKLSDVGTRDSEKGDTGDSGSEEEKDHEKSNKEMEADMLKAIEIEVQKAEAQRTKEAEASKAKEAEAVKAKESEAEKTKAAAIKANEAEAVKAKESEAEKAKKAAALKAKEAEAVKAKESEAEKTKAAAIKANEAEAVKAKESEAEKAKKAAALKAKEAEAVKAKESEAEKAKKAAALKAKEAEAVKAKETEAEMTKAAALKAKEAEAVKAKEAEAEKTKEAAALKAKEAEAVKAKESEAEKAKKAAALKAKEAEAVKAKEAEAEKTKEAAALKAKEAEAIKAKETEAEMTKAAALKAKEAEAVKAKETEAEMTKAAALKAKEAEAVKAKEAEAEKTKEAAALKAKEAEAVKGAEDLKAMEAQAAAEKAKEVEAAKVREAIAAAQKAREAEAQEAKEAWVKKAREAEEKKTKDAEAKKTKEAEAKMAVDKTDENAKEAEAKKAKDAEAKKTKEAETETAKEAKVQRLKEDEADKAKEAKAQSAKEAEAQMAKKADAQKAKEAKSQRAKEAEVQRAKEAEAQKANEAETQKAREGNAQKEAGEAAKPSKATPTINSPAFVNGKRILLYKKERISGVKDCFAHFVNGRKRDSGFQIHPLGLNGQSEKVWCDMTSGGWTVIQKRQSGTLDFNKLWQQYKEGFGDVFGEHWIGNDLIHLLTNQDKYSLRIDMMDWERNKVFILYEDFWIDSEAEGYRLHVGGFSGTVGDALAKHDGKKFSTKDVDNDEVGSHVKQFKDWDGSCAKRFSGAWWFYKCYQSNLNGKYYRGGEVPGKKFDGVAWKPWKGPKYSLKRVEMKIRPKDASEVILR, from the exons ATGGATCGTGAGACAAAAACAATTAATTTCATACTCGGATTATTTCTCCATGTTCTCATTTCAAG CTCCAGTGCAGAGGATGGGCCGACTGGTAACTGCGATGTTGACATGTGGTACGAGGCCATGAATCGGACAGAGGGTGTATTCTTGAAAGCCATGACCCCGGGACAAAAAATGATCAAGGAACAAATAGAAAAACTTGTGACACCAGTGGGAAAGACTAGTCGAGGGATAAAGATGCCTTGCTCTATGTTGTATAAGTTTACTACGATTCTGAATCCAGAGATGGATACGACTAAAAAAGatgttttgtttatgtttatTATGAGTGATGACGCTAAGGTGAAAGGTAGTGATGGGGAGAAGGGTaatgaaataaaagaatcaGTCGATGacaaaggtgatgaaaataaagaaatagaTGAGCCATTAGATCAGAAAGATgacgaaaagaaagaaaaggaagaaTCATCAGATAAGGAAGATGgcaaaaagaaggaaaaagaagAATTATCGGACAAGGAAGTTGAcgaaaagaaggaaaaagaagGGCTATCAGATAAGCAAGATgacgaaaagaaagaaaaaaagaagtcatCAGATAAGACAGGTGACGAAaagaaggaaaaggagaagtCATCAGATGAGAAGGATGACGTAGAGAAGGAAAAGGAAGAGCCATCAGATAAGAAGGATGACGAAAAGGTGGAAAAGGAGAAGTCATCAGATGAGAAGGATGACGTAGAGAAGGAAAAGGAAGAGCCATCAGATAAGAAGGATGACGAAAAGGAGGAAAAGGAGAAGTCATCAGATGAGGAGGATGACGTAGAGAAGGAAAAGGAAGAGCCATCAGATAAGAAGGATGACGTAGATAAGGAAAAGGAAGAGCCATCAGATCAGAAAGATGACGAAAAGGAGGAAAAGGAGAAGTCATCAGATGAGAAGGACGACGTAGAGAAGGAAAAGGAAGAGGCATCAGATAAGAAGGATGACGTAGATAAGGAAAAGGAAGAGCCATCAGATCAGAAAGATGACGAAAAGGAGGAAAAGGAGAAGTCATCAGATGAGAAGGACGACGTAGAGAAGGAAAAGGAAGAGCCATCAGATAAGAAGGATGACGTAGATAAGGAAAAGGAAGAGCCATCAGATCAGAAAGATGACGAAAAGGAGGAAAAGGAGAAGTCATCAGATGAGAAGGATGACGTAGAGAAGGAAAAGGAAGAGCCATCAGATAAACAAGATGACGAAAAGGAGGAAAAAGAAGAATCCTCCTCTGAGAAAGTTGACGGaaagaaggaaaagaaagaaTCATCAGATAAGAAAGAGACTGGGAAGAAGGAAAACGAAGATTCATCAGATAACAAAGATACcataaagaaagaaaaagaagaattgTCAGATGGGAAAGATGCTAAAAAGAAGGAAAAGGAAGAATCATCAGAGAAGAAAGTTGACGAAAACAAGGAAGGAGAAAAGTCATCAGATAAAAAAGTGGAcgaaaagaaggaaaaagaagAATCGATAGCTGACGAAAACAAGGAAAAGGAAGAATCATCAGAGAAGAGCGATGACGAAAACAAGGAGGGAGATTCAGAAATAATGAGGTCGCCCGAAAAAGCTGCTGACGAAAAGAAGGCTGATGATAAGTCGGAAGATGGACCATCCGATGCCACTGATATGACGGATTTGGATGatgcagaaacagaagaaagTGTGCACGAGGGAATAAATGATACACCGAAGACCGACCCAGAAGGAGAGGACAAAGGAAAGGAGGGTGGAACAGAGAAAAAGAAGGAGGAGAAACTATCCGATGCTCTTGAAGAAATGCTTAGCGATGCTCATTTCTGCCACTCTCTGGTTCACTATTTGCACATATTTTATCTGAAAGAATCAGAACTGAAGGAAATATCGCCGGGAAATTCTCTGATGGAAAAGGTCACGCGGGAATGTCTTATGTGTGGGGATAACCCAGAATTCGATTGGCTCTGCGCTCAGATGACGGTTATCCATAAACTTTACACGGCTGACATTAATGATGGTCGGAAGAAGACAGAGCGAGCTATGAAGGAAAAGGACAAGGAAGAAGGGAGAGGCTTCATGGAGAGGATCGCGGACACTATAGATGATTTGTTAGACTTTACCAAATCGGATCCGGATACTGAGGAAGAAAAGAAAACGACTGATGAAAATGGACGACCTGTTCCCAAGGAAGACACGGATGATGCGAAGCAGTTAAATAAAGAAGGAGAGACTGTGGAAACCAGGACACGGATGAAGTCAGACGGTGCTGCCACGGAAACAGACTCACAGGCACTGCTGCGTGAGGAAAAGCTACGGATTATTGAGCAAAAGAAAATCCGAGAACTTTCAGAGGCGCTTGAAAACACTCAAGTGCGAATGGGCGAAAAGACTCAAACACACGAGAGAAAGATTGCTCAGCTCGAAATAGAGATTTTAAAAGTACAGAACAAACTCTTGACGGCGACGCTGAATAAGAGCAATGATACTGCTACTTTTAATAAGCTAGAGAATTATATTATAAAACTTGAAAATGAGATTTTAAGGATGAACATCAGTTTCTTTAATTTAAAGAAGGAGAATGAACACTTGAAAAAGAAAAGTCAACAGTTTTTGATGTTGGAGGATAAGCAAGCCAAGCAGAAGGAGCAGGAGACGAGCAAATCATTGGAAGTTCTCCAGAAACAGCAGGATAGGATTAAGCAGCTGTTTTCTATGCTCAATGGCCAGAACTCCATGATGTCCGAACTCAGAAACCGCTCCTCGCATCTTGAAGAGGAGAATAAGACTCTCAGAGATATGATGGCAAAGCAAAACTTAGTCATGTCCGAGGTACTGTCTAAGTTAGAAAAGGTTGAATCGCATGCTTTAGTTACTTCTCAGCAGATATCGGACTTAAAATCTTCTTCGATGAGTAAGACTCAAGTACCGGGAAGTGTACCGGTAGGTCTGAGTAGGGAGGGCACTGAATCGAAAAGGGGTACTGAAGATAAGTACAGCAGAGAGTCAAATCAAATTACTAGACAGAACTGTCATAATCTTACCTCGCAGAAAGGTTGTGTTTATGTGAGTATGTTGAAAGGACAGTGTTGCTCGCACCAAAGACCTGAAGTACCTGACGGAGATCCAAACCCAAAACACCAAGGAACAGCGGGGAAGCTTAGTGATGTAGGAACCAGAGACTCTGAAAAAGGTGATACTGGTGACTCTGGGTCAGAGGAAGAGAAAGATCATGAGAAATCAAATAAGGAAATGGAGGCAGATATGCTGAAGGCAATAGAAATCGAAGTTCAAAAGGCAGAAGCCCAAAGAACAAAAGAAGCTGAAGCATCAAAGGCCAAGGAAGCCGAAGCAGTAAAAGCTAAAGAATCTGAAGCAGAAAAGACCAAAGCTGCAGCAATAAAGGCCAATGAAGCCGAAGCAGTAAAAGCTAAAGAATCTGAAGCAGAAAAGGCCAAAAAAGCTGCAGCATTAAAGGCCAAGGAAGCCGAAGCAGTAAAAGCTAAAGAATCTGAAGCAGAAAAGACCAAAGCTGCAGCAATAAAGGCCAATGAAGCCGAAGCAGTAAAAGCTAAAGAATCTGAAGCAGAAAAGGCCAAAAAAGCTGCAGCATTAAAGGCCAAGGAAGCCGAAGCAGTAAAAGCTAAAGAATCTGAAGCAGAAAAGGCCAAAAAAGCTGCAGCATTAAAGGCCAAGGAAGCCGAAGCAGTAAAAGCTAAAGAAACTGAAGCAGAAATGACCAAAGCTGCAGCATTAAAGGCCAAGGAAGCCGAAGCAGTAAAAGCTAAAGAAGCTGAAGCAGAAAAGACCAAAGAAGCTGCAGCATTAAAGGCCAAGGAAGCCGAAGCAGTAAAAGCTAAAGAATCTGAAGCAGAAAAGGCCAAAAAAGCTGCAGCATTAAAGGCCAAGGAAGCCGAAGCAGTAAAAGCTAAAGAAGCTGAAGCAGAAAAGACCAAAGAAGCTGCAGCATTAAAGGCCAAGGAAGCCGAAGCAATAAAAGCTAAAGAAACTGAAGCAGAAATGACCAAGGCTGCAGCATTAAAGGCCAAGGAAGCCGAAGCAGTAAAAGCTAAAGAAACTGAAGCAGAAATGACCAAAGCTGCAGCATTAAAGGCCAAGGAAGCCGAAGCAGTAAAAGCTAAAGAAGCTGAAGCAGAAAAGACCAAAGAAGCTGCAGCATTAAAGGCCAAGGAAGCCGAAGCAGTAAAAGGAGCTGAAGATCTAAAGGCCATGGAAGCACAGGCTGCAGCTGAAAAAGCTAAAGAAGTCGAAGCTGCAAAGGTGAGAGAAGCAATAGCCGCAGCTCAAAAAGCCAGGGAAGCTGAAGCTCAAGAGGCAAAGGAAGCATGGGTTAAAAAGGCGAGGGAGGCAGAGGAAAAAAAGACGAAGGACGCAGAAGCTAAAAAGACAAAAGAGGCTGAGGCGAAAATGGCAGTAGacaaaactgatgaaaatgcaaAGGAAGCTGAAGCGAAAAAGGCAAAGGACGCAGAGGCTAAGAAGACAAAGGAAGCTGAAACTGAAACGGCAAAGGAAGCTAAAGTTCAAAGGTTGAAGGAAGATGAGGCCGACAAGGCTAAAGAAGCAAAGGCTCAGAGTGCAAAGGAAGCTGAAGCTCAAATGGCAAAGAAAGCAGACGCTCAAAAGGCGAAGGAAGCTAAAAGTCAAAGGGCAAAGGAAGCCGAAGTTCAAAGGGCGAAGGAAGCTGAAGCCCAGAAGGCGAATGAAGCCGAAACTCAAAAGGCAAGGGAAGGTAACGCTCAAAAGGAAGCAGGAGAGGCAGCAAAACCATCCAAGGCGACCCCAACAATAAACAGCCCTGCGTTTGTAAATGGAAAACGAATTCTTCTCTACAAGAAAGAACGTATTTCAGGAGTGAAAG ATTGCTTCGCTCATTTCGTCAATGGTAGGAAAAGAGACAGTGGCTTCCAGATCCATCCACTGGGCCTGAACGGGCAGTCGGAGAAGGTCTGGTGTGATATGACGTCAGGCGGGTGGACCGTCATCCAGAAACGGCAGTCCGGGACACTCGACTTCAATAAATTGTGGCAACAGTATAAGGAGGGTTTCGGGG ATGTTTTCGGGGAACATTGGATAGGCAACGATCTCATCCACCTACTCACCAACCAGGATAAGTACAGTCTCCGTATCGATATGATGGACTGGGAGCGTAATAAAGTGTTCATCCTGTACGAAGACTTCTGGATAGACAGCGAGGCAGAGGGCTACCGGTTGCATGTCGGCGGCTTCTCGGGGACAGTCGGAGACGCGCTTGCCAAACATGATGGGAAGAAGTTCTCCACGAAGGACGTTGATAATGACGAAGTTGGGTCTCA
- the LOC135485079 gene encoding calmodulin-A-like → MAKWMREEQVAEFQAAFEAFAGEGSDATITVRELREILKSLSWEDTGAAAASTNICLDMDDNAKIDFDAFLELVGKRLKDTDCEDEIREAFKVFDIDGNGLISADELRQVLMNIGERLTEEEVEEMISTADVDTSGNVDYEEFVKNLVRL, encoded by the exons ATG GCTAAATGGATGAGAGAAGAGCAGGTGGCCG AGTTCCAGGCAGCATTTGAAGCTTTTGCGGGCGAAGGCAGCGATGCGACGATCACGGTGAGAGAACTGCGGGAGATACTCAAATCCCTCAGCTGGGAAGACACGGGAGCGGCCGCTGCTAGCACCAATATATGTTTGGATATGGACG ATAACGCGAAAATTGACTTCGATGCATTCCTGGAGCTGGTGGGCAAGCGACTGAAGGACACAGACTGCGAGGACGAAATCCGGGAGGCGTTCAAGGTATTTGACATAGATGGTAACGGGTTGATCTCGGCGGACGAGCTCCGACAGGTCCTGATGAACATCGGGGAGCGGCTGACGGAAGAGGAGGTGGAGGAGATGATCAGCACTGCAGACGTCGACACCAGTGGCAATGTTGATTACGAAG AGTTCGTAAAAAATCTGGTTCGCCTTTGA
- the LOC135484205 gene encoding uncharacterized protein LOC135484205, with amino-acid sequence MPSNPAYSTGGRSGMTKSTHSLASTAQTNKTIQQEYQEYKVRKKVVSVTQGSSRLPFKLGIGFVVGGLLLLGVGIGLLAAWLEGRLILDDKQSFVGPLIAILGLVCLGVAGWFFYDARRKREKDRKQLTYRAEGTARVAVVDKRVKSAQSKENLKSGTYSSRAIGSTPDHSLRTGPTASVHSSRHSMASKQSLPSLDGRGDRSRNPSTTGSISSETRGYAVNSNPQRY; translated from the exons ATGCCTTCGAATCCGGCCTACAGCACTGGTGGCAGGTCTGGGATGACCAAATCCACACACTCTTTAGCCAGTACCGCGCAGACAAATAAGACAATTCAACAGGAATACCAAGAGTATAAGGTCCGCAAGAAAGTAGTCTCCGTAACGCAAGGTTCATCACGCCTGCCGTTCAAACTTGGAATAGGTTTTGTCGTTGGTGGACTGCTACTTCTTGGTGTAGGAATTGGATTACTTGCAGCCTGGTTGGAGGGGCGGCTCATCCTGGACGACAAGCAATCATTTGTTGGACCTCTAATCGCCATTCTCGGTCTCGTCTGCTTAGGTGTGGCTGGGTGGTTCTTTTATGACGCCAGAAGGAAACGCGAAAAAGATAGGAAACAGCTCACG TACAGAGCAGAAGGCACAGCCCGAGTTGCTGTTGTAGACAAACGAGTAAAAAGCGCCCAGAGCAA AGAAAATCTTAAGAGCGGCACTTACTCAAGTCGGGCTATCGGCAGCACGCCCGATCATTCCCTCCGTACGGGCCCCACCGCCTCCGTGCACTCCTCAAGGCATTCCATGGCTAGCAAGCAGTCACTTCCATCCTTGGATGGTCGTGGAGACAGATCTCGGAATCCAAGCACAACGGGGAGCATTAGCAGTGAAACGCGGGGCTATGCGGTCAATTCAAACCCACAGAGATACTGA